DNA from Halobaculum sp. XH14:
GGTGCTCACGAAGCCCTCCTCGCTGACTGTTGAGGTCTCGATGTCGGTCATAATGCGTCCGGTTCGTTCGGTCGCGAGGGGCCTAAACCTTGCCGAACCGGTATGGACGACCGACCGAGTCGGGACGGACCGGCCGTGCCGTAATTACTCCAGCGTGAACGACTCGTCGCCGCCGAGCACGTGGACCTCGGCGTCGCTGCCGGTCGCTTTCACCTCGCTCACGAACTGCTCGGTGTCGATCTCGATGGGCGGGAAACTGTCGTAGTGCATCGGGAAGGCGTGGTCGACGTCGAGCCAGTCGACCGCGATGGCCGCCTGTGCCGGCCCCATCGTGAAGTGGTCGCCACAGGGGACGGCGGCCGCGTCGGGTTCGAGGAACGGGCCGATGACGTCCTTCATCTCGGACATCAGGGCGGTGTCGCCCGCGTGGTAGAACGCCGTCGCGTCCGCGTCCGACTCCTGGGTCGGCTTCGTGTCGGAGATGACGTAGCCCGCGGGCATGCCGCCGGAGGTGCCGTAGCCGGTGTCGATGCCGTTCGAGTGGTCCGCCCGGACCATCGTGACGAACGCGTCCCCGAGTTCGACCGTGCCGCCGAGGTTCATCCCGGTCGAGTCGTCGACGCCGTACTCGTCGGCGAGATAGCCGGTTAGCTCCGGCGTGCCGACGAAGTGGGCGTCGCGGAAGCGGTCGCAGTCGGCGATGTGGTCGGCGTGTCCGTGCGTCAGGAGGACGTGGTCGGGGTCCAGCTCCTCCGGGTCCGTCTCGGTGTACGGGTTGTCGAAGAACGGGTCGATGAGCAGGTCCGTGCCGTCGACCGAGACCGACCAGGTTGAGTGGCCGTGCCAGGTGAGTTCCATTGTCGCCATGACGGGTGGGAGTTCGGCTGACGGCCACATAAAATCGGTCGCCGACCTGACGGCGATCGGGTCGATGCTCGGCCGGTCCTCGCCCGCCTCGCCGGACTCCAAACGGCTAAACCCGGACCGGCCGACGTGCCACCATGCGACGCGCACGAATCCGCGACCCGTCCGGCGCGGTCCGACGCGGCCGGTACGAGAACGGCACGGTAGAGGCGGCGGGAGAGACGTTCGACGTGAGCGACCCGGCGGTTGACCTGCTCGCCCCCTGTGAGCCGACCAAGATCGTCTGTGTCGGCCGGAACTACGCCGCACACGCCGACGAGCGGGACGAGGAAGTGCCCGACCGGCCGATGCTGTTCCTGAAGCCGCCGAACTGCGTCGCGCCGCCCGGCTCGACCGTTCCGCTTCCGGCCGGCAAGGAGCAGGTGGAACACGAGGCCGAACTGGCCGTCGTCGTCGGCGAGCAGGCCAGGAACGTCGCCGCCGTGGACGCCTGGGACGTCGTCGAGGGCATCACCTGCATGAACGACGTGTCGAACCGGGACGACCAGGACCGCGAGCGGAACTGGGTCCGGGGGAAGGCGTTCGACGCCAGCGCCCCGCTGGGCCCGGTCGTCGCCGACGCTGAGGACGTGCCCGCGGACGCGGCCGTCGAACTCCGCCTGAACGGCGAGCGCAGACAGCACGGCACCCGGGACCAGTTCATCTTCGACGTGCCGACGCTGATCGAGGAGGTCACGACGTACCTGACGCTCGAACCCGGCGACGCCGTCTCCACGGGCACGCCGGCCGGCGTCGGCCCGCTCGCCGACGGCGACCGCGTCGAGGTCGAGGTCGAGGGCGTCGGGGTCCTCGCACACGACGTCAGTCGGAACTGAGACTCCAGGGCTCGGAACTCGCCCGCGCCCCGACTCCGCGATTTCCAGACGCGTCCCGCTCAGATCCCGGACACCAGATCCCTGAGCACCGCCCGCGGGTCGTCCGCCTT
Protein-coding regions in this window:
- a CDS encoding metal-dependent hydrolase, with the protein product MELTWHGHSTWSVSVDGTDLLIDPFFDNPYTETDPEELDPDHVLLTHGHADHIADCDRFRDAHFVGTPELTGYLADEYGVDDSTGMNLGGTVELGDAFVTMVRADHSNGIDTGYGTSGGMPAGYVISDTKPTQESDADATAFYHAGDTALMSEMKDVIGPFLEPDAAAVPCGDHFTMGPAQAAIAVDWLDVDHAFPMHYDSFPPIEIDTEQFVSEVKATGSDAEVHVLGGDESFTLE
- a CDS encoding fumarylacetoacetate hydrolase family protein, whose translation is MRRARIRDPSGAVRRGRYENGTVEAAGETFDVSDPAVDLLAPCEPTKIVCVGRNYAAHADERDEEVPDRPMLFLKPPNCVAPPGSTVPLPAGKEQVEHEAELAVVVGEQARNVAAVDAWDVVEGITCMNDVSNRDDQDRERNWVRGKAFDASAPLGPVVADAEDVPADAAVELRLNGERRQHGTRDQFIFDVPTLIEEVTTYLTLEPGDAVSTGTPAGVGPLADGDRVEVEVEGVGVLAHDVSRN